The following are encoded in a window of Blastopirellula marina genomic DNA:
- the flhA gene encoding flagellar biosynthesis protein FlhA, producing MDFSLSRIRDLILPIGIITSVLVILMPLPAPLMNLLLTANITAGVIILLTTIYVKTPLEFNIFPSLLLATTLARLVLNVATTRLILTGAATEGMDAAGGVIQSFGEFVAGDRVEVGIIIFIIIVLIQFLVITKGATRISEVAARFALDGMPGRQMAIDADLNAGIIDEVEAQQRRAEITQQADFFGAMDGASKFVRGDAIAGIVITLINIIGGLIIGVSSGMEVFEAAQVYTKLTIGDGLVSQVPAFLISLAAGLLVTRSTEESNLPVEFIKQLFSRPEALGVAGCFLGLLVFSGLPTLPLLLIGAGCVGIAVMTKKGQAKKTQTEAAETEKKQKEEQDAAKKDDRIEDYLTVDPMEMELGVGLVRLAAPARGGDLLPRITGVRQNVASEIGVILPKVRIRDNMRLHENQYRIKISNNVVAENTIYPDGLLAIAMSGAKGDLPGEKTRDPAFNQPAVWIEPGMRPQAEMMGYTIVEPTSVLATHLQRVSKKHADELLTRDATKHLLDELKETSPAVVDELIPGAMKIGDVQAVLQLLLREEVSIRQLARILETLGDHIGRTKDPVWLTEFVRHKLARTICTKYRDKEGRIYVVPLDPAMQDRIASGIEMERGAFARMSPQAIEMTCKSIAIGIEKLREIGKPPIVLVNPQIRPAVKQLTGNFIPDLIVLSHNEITNDTMIESMGIISDAMPGKH from the coding sequence GTGGATTTCAGCCTCAGCAGAATTCGAGACCTGATCTTGCCCATCGGTATCATCACCAGCGTATTGGTGATTTTGATGCCGTTGCCGGCACCGCTGATGAATTTGCTGCTGACAGCAAACATCACGGCGGGGGTCATCATCTTGCTGACGACCATCTACGTGAAGACACCCCTCGAGTTCAATATTTTTCCTTCGCTGCTCCTCGCCACGACCCTTGCTCGGCTCGTGCTGAACGTCGCTACCACGCGACTTATTCTGACTGGGGCGGCAACCGAAGGGATGGATGCCGCTGGCGGCGTGATTCAAAGCTTCGGCGAATTCGTGGCCGGCGACCGCGTTGAAGTCGGGATCATTATCTTTATCATCATCGTGCTCATCCAGTTTCTGGTGATCACCAAAGGTGCCACGCGTATCAGTGAAGTCGCGGCCCGTTTTGCGTTGGATGGGATGCCAGGGCGACAGATGGCGATCGATGCCGACCTGAATGCCGGTATCATCGACGAAGTCGAAGCCCAACAGCGGCGTGCCGAGATCACACAGCAGGCCGACTTCTTTGGGGCCATGGACGGTGCTAGTAAATTCGTCCGCGGTGATGCGATTGCCGGTATCGTCATTACGCTGATCAATATCATCGGCGGGCTGATCATCGGCGTTTCGTCTGGAATGGAAGTGTTTGAGGCGGCTCAGGTCTACACGAAGCTAACCATCGGTGATGGCCTGGTGAGCCAGGTGCCGGCGTTTTTGATTTCGCTGGCCGCTGGTTTGCTCGTTACCCGCAGCACCGAAGAATCGAACCTGCCGGTTGAATTCATCAAGCAGTTGTTCTCGCGTCCAGAAGCGTTGGGTGTGGCTGGTTGCTTCCTGGGGCTGTTGGTTTTCTCGGGCCTGCCGACTCTTCCGTTGTTGCTGATCGGTGCCGGTTGCGTGGGCATCGCCGTGATGACCAAGAAGGGGCAAGCCAAGAAGACACAAACCGAGGCGGCCGAGACCGAAAAGAAACAGAAGGAAGAACAGGACGCCGCCAAGAAGGACGACCGGATCGAAGACTACCTCACGGTCGACCCCATGGAAATGGAACTGGGGGTCGGTCTTGTCCGGCTCGCGGCACCTGCCCGAGGTGGTGACCTGCTGCCGCGTATCACTGGCGTACGTCAGAACGTGGCCAGCGAGATCGGCGTGATCCTGCCCAAGGTTCGCATTCGCGACAACATGCGCCTGCACGAAAACCAGTACCGCATTAAGATCAGCAACAACGTTGTCGCTGAAAATACGATCTACCCAGATGGCCTGCTGGCGATTGCCATGAGTGGTGCCAAGGGAGATTTGCCCGGCGAGAAGACACGTGACCCTGCGTTCAATCAGCCTGCCGTCTGGATTGAGCCGGGCATGCGGCCGCAGGCCGAAATGATGGGCTACACAATCGTCGAACCGACGTCGGTTCTGGCCACGCACTTGCAGCGGGTATCGAAGAAGCACGCGGACGAACTACTGACCCGCGACGCGACCAAGCACCTTCTGGATGAACTCAAGGAAACATCTCCGGCCGTGGTCGACGAGTTGATTCCTGGGGCGATGAAGATCGGCGACGTTCAGGCCGTGCTACAGCTACTGCTTCGCGAAGAAGTTTCGATCCGCCAACTGGCTCGCATCCTCGAAACATTAGGCGACCATATTGGCCGCACGAAAGATCCAGTGTGGCTCACCGAGTTCGTTCGCCACAAGCTGGCCCGTACGATCTGCACCAAGTATCGCGACAAGGAAGGCCGCATCTACGTGGTGCCGCTCGACCCGGCGATGCAGGATCGGATTGCCTCAGGCATTGAAATGGAACGCGGCGCGTTTGCCCGCATGAGTCCTCAAGCCATCGAGATGACATGCAAATCGATTGCCATTGGAATCGAGAAGCTTCGCGAAATTGGCAAGCCGCCGATCGTGCTGGTCAATCCTCAGATTCGCCCCGCCGTGAAACAACTGACCGGCAACTTCATTCCTGACCTGATCGTGCTGAGCCACAACGAAATCACCAACGATACGATGATCGAGTCGATGGGCATTATCAGTGACGCGATGCCAGGCAAACATTAG
- a CDS encoding DUF4332 domain-containing protein: MHLLFDILYAAHANGTHHKLAMDALKHLPAENSERRRNIFLKHYEPYLRGSKDPDKKFKDFRNHVLHPSQDYWGGAEKAARKWYDLLVESIRAEKWKEAAYNAGVLSHYYSDPIMPFHTGSSEAENNIHRAAEWSISCSYDRLRSMVELRGLPAVRMPSGQNWLEQMVRDGATKSHANYQSLIDHYNFKQGRRNPPRGLDVTCRDIASEMIGYAIAGFAKIIGRAFDEAAHEPPYVLLVVETVFATLEMPVQWVTKRMENAEQAELVRQMFREYQKTGKVERNLPEDIRVVRDELEADMNPNKPQEGERPLYEVPDLPEVSLASLKLTGTRKSTTIKPEPPKPRREIEEEKTKPRVSIPIPSFEEDEEEDEPAPKPFAEKPQPSQLYQPTKGVTIRPKPQEPEDELEEEDEPASPVERTRPPVSVKPPQVEPPKVQAAKIEQPEEDYPPSVSIAPKARPQSEVKQPLAETPPRERAIEEKKPIEDKPLKFYLNWEDPVVDAPSIGNKTAKRLNGVGIKTVAQLVSADAKTVAPKLKAKHITPKLFAEWQAQAVLAYRIPMLRGHDAQLLTACGLETPEDVAKASAKDLLAEVTEFAETSDGQRIIRSGTPPDLAEVTNWIAWARQARRSQAA, translated from the coding sequence TTGCATTTGCTGTTCGACATTCTGTACGCCGCCCATGCCAACGGCACACACCACAAGCTGGCGATGGATGCACTGAAACATCTGCCGGCCGAGAACAGCGAGCGCCGTCGTAACATCTTCCTAAAGCACTACGAGCCCTATCTGCGGGGCTCGAAGGATCCCGATAAGAAGTTCAAGGACTTCCGTAATCACGTTCTCCATCCCTCGCAAGACTACTGGGGCGGTGCCGAGAAAGCGGCCAGAAAGTGGTACGATCTGCTGGTCGAATCGATCCGCGCGGAGAAGTGGAAAGAGGCCGCCTACAACGCAGGCGTCCTGAGTCACTACTACAGCGACCCGATCATGCCGTTTCACACCGGTAGTTCCGAGGCCGAGAACAACATCCATCGCGCGGCGGAATGGAGCATTAGCTGCTCGTACGATCGGTTGCGATCCATGGTCGAGCTTCGCGGGCTACCGGCGGTACGGATGCCCAGCGGCCAGAACTGGCTCGAACAAATGGTTCGCGATGGCGCGACCAAATCGCACGCCAACTACCAGAGCTTGATTGATCATTACAACTTCAAGCAGGGGCGTCGCAATCCTCCGCGAGGACTCGACGTCACTTGCCGCGACATCGCTTCCGAGATGATCGGCTACGCGATCGCTGGCTTCGCGAAGATCATAGGCCGCGCATTCGACGAAGCTGCCCACGAACCTCCTTACGTACTACTGGTCGTCGAGACCGTCTTCGCCACGCTGGAGATGCCGGTGCAATGGGTTACCAAGCGGATGGAAAACGCCGAACAGGCAGAACTCGTCCGGCAGATGTTTCGCGAGTACCAGAAGACCGGCAAAGTCGAACGCAATCTGCCGGAAGACATACGTGTCGTTCGCGATGAGCTGGAAGCGGACATGAACCCGAATAAGCCTCAGGAAGGAGAACGACCTTTATATGAGGTGCCTGATCTTCCGGAGGTGAGTCTTGCAAGCCTGAAGCTGACCGGCACTCGCAAGTCGACCACAATCAAGCCTGAACCACCGAAGCCCCGTCGCGAGATCGAAGAAGAAAAAACCAAGCCGCGCGTTTCGATTCCGATCCCATCCTTTGAAGAGGATGAAGAGGAGGACGAACCAGCACCGAAGCCATTCGCCGAGAAGCCGCAGCCAAGCCAGCTCTATCAGCCGACCAAAGGCGTGACCATTCGACCGAAACCTCAAGAACCGGAGGACGAACTCGAGGAAGAAGACGAACCAGCCAGCCCAGTCGAACGGACGCGACCGCCGGTTTCCGTGAAACCTCCACAAGTCGAACCACCCAAGGTTCAGGCAGCAAAGATCGAGCAGCCTGAGGAGGACTACCCGCCGTCGGTTTCCATCGCACCGAAAGCGAGGCCGCAATCGGAAGTCAAACAGCCACTGGCTGAAACGCCTCCACGCGAGCGAGCGATCGAAGAGAAGAAGCCGATCGAAGACAAGCCGCTGAAGTTCTACCTGAACTGGGAAGACCCGGTCGTCGATGCCCCTTCGATCGGCAACAAAACCGCCAAGCGGCTCAACGGCGTCGGCATCAAGACAGTGGCTCAGTTGGTATCCGCCGATGCCAAAACCGTCGCCCCCAAGCTGAAGGCCAAGCATATCACGCCGAAGTTGTTTGCCGAGTGGCAAGCCCAGGCCGTGCTGGCTTATCGCATTCCTATGCTCCGCGGGCACGATGCCCAACTGCTAACC
- a CDS encoding MinD/ParA family protein: MLAKRAMIGGTPAFAKAKTFVLFGGSAGVGTTTVCHNLACAMGLAGHRVATVDLNPNNAGLALLTGRTPTVSIDELLTGRLDLHEYLVPGLAASLLLPTDQSSGAGGWPVAAVDRFIEQLMGLGRHADIVLIDAGNELNPLAGELWRMAQLFLVVLNPTADAIKASYERIRSLHGYSPRKVTHVLMNRATSDSGHLDLVAGMDATAAKYLNLAIESVGHVETASEIKAASRVAQPFIQRYADHTASKSIQRIADRLVRMSLSLSQSPSSKRAA; encoded by the coding sequence ATGCTTGCTAAACGCGCCATGATCGGCGGCACGCCGGCGTTCGCGAAAGCGAAGACCTTCGTGCTGTTTGGTGGTAGTGCGGGGGTAGGAACGACAACCGTTTGCCATAACCTGGCCTGTGCAATGGGACTTGCCGGGCATCGTGTGGCGACGGTCGATCTGAATCCCAACAACGCGGGACTCGCTCTGTTAACCGGTCGCACGCCCACGGTCAGTATCGATGAACTGCTGACGGGACGACTCGACCTGCACGAATACCTGGTGCCTGGCCTGGCGGCATCGCTGCTGCTACCGACCGACCAGAGCAGCGGAGCAGGGGGGTGGCCGGTGGCTGCGGTCGACCGCTTTATCGAACAACTGATGGGACTGGGACGTCATGCCGACATCGTGCTGATTGATGCCGGTAATGAACTGAACCCCTTGGCCGGCGAACTGTGGCGCATGGCCCAACTGTTCCTGGTCGTGCTGAACCCCACGGCGGATGCCATTAAGGCCAGCTACGAGCGGATACGCTCGCTGCATGGTTACTCGCCGAGAAAAGTCACCCATGTCCTTATGAATCGTGCCACGAGCGATTCAGGACATCTCGATTTAGTTGCTGGAATGGATGCCACCGCCGCCAAGTATTTGAACCTGGCCATCGAGTCGGTAGGGCATGTCGAGACGGCCTCTGAGATCAAGGCCGCGTCTCGTGTGGCTCAGCCATTCATTCAACGCTACGCCGATCATACCGCCAGCAAGTCGATTCAGCGCATTGCCGATCGCCTGGTGCGCATGTCGTTAAGCCTTTCCCAATCGCCCTCTTCGAAACGGGCCGCTTAA
- a CDS encoding sulfotransferase family protein — MNASSPATDSQSKPAEASKPKKPKANNYPWYTPRVWHGMRVGTWGSLLAKNGFKVHPLKLGLAATVSGFAINNSVCHQLQNLFFGKKIKDAKIENPIFILGHWRSGTTLLHELMAADDRYATPNTIQCFAPNMFLIYGRLIEKYCNFFMPKSRPMDNMGMGWSKPQEDEFGVLSLGEMSPYVRMAFPNNAKPDPDFLDLAAVPPHRKEEWLDTLDLFMRMVTVQEQKPLILKSPTHTGRIGELAERYPDAKFIHIARDPYDVYASTVRLWNTMDEVQAFQVSKDDYREYVFDCFERMYAAYDRGLASVPKEKVCQTRYEDLIADPVGEVRRIYDSINLDGYDRIEQGVRDYAERTKDYRRNSHSMDEATRREIQRRWRGYFESNGYPLDEA; from the coding sequence TTGAATGCCTCATCCCCCGCCACCGATTCGCAGTCGAAACCGGCGGAAGCCTCGAAACCGAAGAAGCCCAAAGCCAACAATTACCCCTGGTACACGCCGCGCGTCTGGCACGGTATGCGGGTAGGTACGTGGGGCAGTCTGCTAGCAAAGAACGGATTCAAGGTGCATCCCCTGAAGCTGGGCCTGGCCGCGACTGTTTCCGGCTTTGCGATCAACAACAGCGTTTGCCATCAGTTGCAAAACCTCTTCTTTGGCAAGAAGATCAAAGACGCGAAAATCGAGAACCCGATCTTCATCCTTGGTCACTGGCGAAGTGGTACGACCCTTCTGCACGAGTTGATGGCCGCCGACGACCGCTACGCGACACCGAACACGATTCAGTGCTTTGCGCCGAACATGTTTTTGATCTACGGCCGGTTGATCGAGAAATACTGCAACTTCTTCATGCCCAAGAGCCGCCCGATGGACAACATGGGCATGGGATGGTCGAAGCCGCAGGAAGACGAGTTCGGCGTTCTGAGCCTGGGAGAAATGTCCCCCTACGTACGGATGGCATTCCCCAATAACGCCAAGCCTGATCCCGACTTTCTCGATCTGGCCGCTGTTCCGCCGCATCGTAAAGAAGAGTGGCTCGACACGCTCGACCTGTTCATGCGCATGGTCACCGTTCAAGAGCAGAAGCCGCTGATCCTGAAGTCACCCACGCACACCGGCCGAATCGGCGAACTGGCCGAGCGTTACCCGGACGCGAAGTTCATTCACATTGCTCGCGATCCCTACGATGTCTATGCGTCGACGGTCCGTCTGTGGAACACCATGGACGAAGTGCAAGCATTCCAGGTCTCGAAGGATGACTATCGCGAGTACGTCTTCGACTGCTTCGAGCGGATGTACGCCGCCTACGACCGCGGACTGGCATCGGTACCCAAGGAGAAGGTTTGCCAGACTCGCTACGAGGACCTGATCGCCGACCCGGTAGGGGAAGTTCGTCGTATCTACGATTCGATCAACCTGGACGGGTACGACCGCATCGAACAAGGCGTACGAGACTACGCCGAACGTACCAAGGACTATCGCCGCAACAGCCACTCCATGGATGAAGCCACTCGCCGGGAGATTCAACGCCGCTGGCGAGGGTATTTCGAGTCCAACGGATACCCGCTGGACGAGGCATAA
- the flhF gene encoding flagellar biosynthesis protein FlhF: MDIRSFRAKSMPEALELVRKELGPDAALLHTREVPQRGLKGLFGGKEIELAASSDSNLKSRFQVEEPEEESEEPEAVAPETIEQFNAPLLNDIPKDDTGIDLEAMSFSQSFFSTGPGWPPSLLRIRERLVEAEVPGFLADSICEKVLSNHALPSQQEEVVLLQAIRNELAESMHVGHDIENPHVYPRIVAAIGPTGVGKTTTIAKLAARAKFDHKRRVGLVTVDTYRIAAVDQLQTYAEIMDLPMKIVSTPMEVRGAINELSDCEQIFIDTAGRSPRDEVQVQQLRSLIKAASPDETYLVLSAPSSSKNLAEAVAKFTTVGPSSWVLTKIDEVGSLGNTLSFLQDPQLPLAYVTNGQDVPQAIAVAEAEDLVARIL, encoded by the coding sequence ATGGACATACGCTCATTCCGCGCCAAATCGATGCCCGAAGCATTGGAGCTAGTTCGCAAAGAACTTGGCCCCGATGCCGCTTTGCTCCACACGCGAGAAGTTCCCCAGCGTGGGCTGAAGGGCCTTTTCGGCGGTAAGGAAATCGAACTGGCTGCTTCGTCCGATTCCAATCTGAAGAGTCGCTTTCAGGTCGAAGAACCGGAAGAAGAATCTGAAGAACCGGAAGCCGTTGCACCTGAAACTATCGAACAGTTCAATGCTCCACTGTTAAACGATATTCCGAAAGACGACACCGGTATCGACCTGGAAGCGATGTCGTTCAGCCAAAGCTTTTTCAGCACCGGGCCTGGCTGGCCGCCTTCGCTACTGCGAATTCGCGAGCGACTGGTCGAAGCGGAAGTGCCTGGCTTTCTGGCCGATTCGATCTGCGAGAAAGTGCTGTCGAATCATGCCCTGCCGTCGCAGCAAGAAGAAGTCGTTTTGTTGCAGGCCATTCGAAACGAGTTGGCGGAATCGATGCACGTGGGACACGATATCGAAAACCCACATGTTTATCCTCGTATTGTCGCGGCGATTGGACCGACAGGCGTCGGCAAGACCACGACGATCGCCAAGCTGGCAGCTCGGGCCAAGTTCGACCATAAGCGTCGCGTTGGCCTGGTGACGGTCGATACCTACCGGATCGCCGCCGTCGACCAGCTGCAAACCTATGCCGAGATCATGGATCTTCCGATGAAGATCGTATCGACTCCGATGGAAGTTCGCGGTGCTATCAATGAACTGTCGGACTGCGAACAAATTTTCATCGATACGGCGGGTCGTAGCCCTCGCGACGAGGTGCAAGTACAGCAGCTCAGATCTTTGATAAAAGCAGCTTCCCCTGATGAGACCTATTTGGTACTGTCCGCCCCCAGCAGTTCGAAGAACCTGGCCGAGGCGGTGGCAAAGTTCACCACGGTAGGTCCTTCCAGCTGGGTATTAACCAAGATTGATGAGGTTGGTTCGTTGGGTAACACATTGAGTTTTCTGCAAGATCCCCAGCTCCCGCTGGCATACGTGACCAACGGTCAGGACGTCCCCCAGGCCATCGCCGTTGCTGAAGCGGAAGACCTGGTCGCTCGTATCCTGTAG